In Paenibacillus xylanilyticus, the genomic window GAGGATTACTAAAGGTATATCGTTGATCGATGAGCTTTGAACCACTAGATGGAAGATACTCATTAAGCTAACGGGGAACGATAGCTCAATAATAGAAGAAAGCAGCCGATCACATTGATAGGCTGCTTTTGTTAAGTTAACGGGCAGACTAGCATACAACATTATCTACGTTCAGAATTACCTTTAATAAGTACTTCTTTGCGCTATATAATTAATTTTTAGAATCGCCATGAGTTCTCCAAGAAACTTAATTGTGCACAAATAGTTGCGATATGAAAATGTAGCGAAACTATACTTTTATTAAGAGGAGGGATCAGATGGATTGGGTGATGAGGATGAATCGAGCATTGGATTACATTGAATTGAATCTAACTGGAAAGATCGAATTGAAAGAAGTTGCTAAATGTGCTTGTTGTTCTTCACATCAGTTCCAGCGAATGTTCTCATTCATTACAGATGTGTCTCTTGCGGAATATATAAGGAGAAGAAGACTTACTCTCGCTGCAATTGAATTGCAGAATAGTGATCTGAGAGTAGTTGATATTGCGATAAAGTATGGTTATGAATCTCCAGTTTCATTCGCAAGGGCTTTTCAATTATTACATGGTGTTAATCCAGCAATGGCCCGAGAAGAAGGGACCTCCCTCAAAGCCTTTCCTCGGCTTTCCTTCCTTATTTCAATTAAAGGGGAAAAGGCGATGAACTATCGTATTGAGACAAAAGAATCCTTTCAAGTATTCGGTATTGAAAAAGTATTTCAATTAAACGGAGCAGATACTCCAGCAGAATTATGGAAGCAATGCCATGCTAACGGCGAGGTTGAAAGGCTGGCGGACAATGCTGGAGACCTACCAACCTGTTTAAATCAGAACTATCATAAAATACATGCTGTTTGTAGCTATAAAAAAACAGATGAGGATCATTTTCCTTATATGGTGTCCGCATTCAAAGGGGATTCAAGTAAAACTGAGGGGTACACAAGTGTAACCATACCAGCTCAAACCTGGGCAATTTTTTCCTCTGATCCGTTCACTTGGGACAAATTTGATGAAACCATTGAGACATTATATAAACGGTTCTTCTCCGAATGGCTTCCTACTGCTGGATACGAACAGGTCGATGGGTTGGAATTTGAAATTACAGGAGCTAAAGACGGGCTTAATTTCGTTGAACTATGGTTTGCCGTAAGAAAAATAAATGAGTTGTGATTGTTTCAGAGAGCTTCTTCTTTGAATATACTTGTTAAAACAGATAGAGTAGTTTGCACTTCGCAACTGCTCTATTCTGCTAGCGGGAAACGTTTAGTTCACTCATATAAAAAAAGCAGCAGATTAATGGGAAGTGTACCTATGTATTTCCTCAAACATACTTTAAAACTCGAATTATGAAATGAAAATATGTCGGATTTGTTGTATATAAATATGAAAGCGTTTCCTTTACAATGAAATCAAACATATATATCGGGCCGAGATGGCAACGATAACAGACTGCATTAACCGAACGGAAAAGGTGTGTGGTTGTTTAAATAATTTGAATGTGAGGAGAATGTACAATGGCCATGATTCGATGCAATTTTTTCTCAGAAACGTTAGGACTCAGCACGTCAATGACCGTTATTGTACCTCAGGCAACCAGGGGGCAAATCGGGATGAAAGGCGTTGCTACCCGGGAACGGCATCCCGTTCTCTGGCTGCTGCATGGCGGCTCTGATGACGATACGATTTGGATGAGACGGACATCGATTGAACGTTATGTTTCCGAGCTGGGCCTTGCTGTCGTGATGCCTCAAGTCCAATTAAGCTTCTACACGGATATGGCGTATGGAGGAAAGTACGGTACCTTCCTGATGGAAGAACTGCCTCAGATTGCCCGGTCCTTGTTTCCGCTATCAGACGCTCGCGAGGAAAATTTCGTCGCTGGGTTATCGATGGGTGGTTACGGCGCATTCAAATGGGCGCTAAGCAAGCCTGATATGTTCGCTGCGGCGGCTGGACTTTCGACGGGTAATTTCCCGTTTTGGAGCCCGGGGCCGGACGGCGAGTTCCCTCCGTTTCTGCGTCTCGCATTCGGAGACGGACCACATGCAGGAACGGATAACGATCTTTATCATCTGATTCAGTCCAATGATCGCACGTCTGGACCAAAACCCGCGTTTTACCAAGCTTGCGGTACGAATGATTTCCTGTACGATCTAAATATTGATCTGAAGGAAGCGTTTGAGCGTTCTTCACTGGATTATACTTACGCTGAAGAGCCAGGTGTACACGATTGGGCCTTCTGGGATAAAACAATTCAAGACGTGTTGAAATGGCTTCCTTTAGATCGTGCATGACATGTACTGTGACCTATCCAAAGTAGAAATGATCATCATTGAACTAACGGGAAACGTTAGCTCTATACCATTAAGAAAGCAGTCGATTCATTGTGATCGGCTGCTTTTTGTTCACCTAACGGGGCAGGATTGTTTAATTTTACTGGGAAAGAAAGAGTTATGAAGCGAAAAAATAAAAAGTTGTGTATTTAAAAATCAGGTGATATCATAAATAGACCGGCCGGTCGGTTTATTGTTTAAGACATTAACATGAGATTTGTGGTATTGATTATTGGAAACCTCTTCGAATATATTAAATACTTAAACCAGTTGATGTATTGGAGTGAGTAAAATAAATGGATGCCAAGAAGTCTAATACGAGGGATGTTATTTTGGAGGTAGCCGCTCAATTA contains:
- a CDS encoding AraC family transcriptional regulator, producing the protein MDWVMRMNRALDYIELNLTGKIELKEVAKCACCSSHQFQRMFSFITDVSLAEYIRRRRLTLAAIELQNSDLRVVDIAIKYGYESPVSFARAFQLLHGVNPAMAREEGTSLKAFPRLSFLISIKGEKAMNYRIETKESFQVFGIEKVFQLNGADTPAELWKQCHANGEVERLADNAGDLPTCLNQNYHKIHAVCSYKKTDEDHFPYMVSAFKGDSSKTEGYTSVTIPAQTWAIFSSDPFTWDKFDETIETLYKRFFSEWLPTAGYEQVDGLEFEITGAKDGLNFVELWFAVRKINEL
- a CDS encoding alpha/beta hydrolase gives rise to the protein MAMIRCNFFSETLGLSTSMTVIVPQATRGQIGMKGVATRERHPVLWLLHGGSDDDTIWMRRTSIERYVSELGLAVVMPQVQLSFYTDMAYGGKYGTFLMEELPQIARSLFPLSDAREENFVAGLSMGGYGAFKWALSKPDMFAAAAGLSTGNFPFWSPGPDGEFPPFLRLAFGDGPHAGTDNDLYHLIQSNDRTSGPKPAFYQACGTNDFLYDLNIDLKEAFERSSLDYTYAEEPGVHDWAFWDKTIQDVLKWLPLDRA